A genomic region of Desulfosarcina ovata subsp. ovata contains the following coding sequences:
- the lptG gene encoding LPS export ABC transporter permease LptG, with protein sequence MTILYRYVTREILKSFFIVLAAVLSIYLAIDFIEKIDNFMEAGIPAIRCVVYLLYKLPFIFVQIAPVGFLLSILIALGLMSKNHEVIALKSCGIGKMRLVQPTFTLGVLFCGLMFLVAEFVMPHLMDKANRIWLHEVRKKNIYATKMNDIWMRSAKQIIHISRYAPQQKRVTGITLFTFDEAFRLVQRIDARSGRFANQHWRLDNVMQQDFQDGDDVQRVTMHKQWVANIELNPDDLAQAAKRSDEMGLAELGRYIDKVEQEGYSATRYRVDYQCKIATPFVCIFLSVLGAALALRGKLREGLPVSITYGLGVAFLYWIFNGFCISLGYAEMVPPLVAAWAANLIFLCVSGFLLLNAH encoded by the coding sequence ATGACAATACTTTACCGTTATGTAACCCGTGAAATTTTAAAAAGCTTTTTTATCGTATTGGCGGCAGTGCTTAGCATCTATTTGGCCATTGATTTCATTGAAAAGATCGATAATTTCATGGAGGCTGGCATCCCGGCCATAAGGTGCGTTGTCTATTTACTGTACAAGCTGCCATTCATTTTTGTCCAGATCGCTCCCGTCGGGTTTCTGCTCTCTATTCTCATCGCTTTGGGACTGATGAGCAAAAATCATGAGGTGATTGCCCTGAAAAGCTGCGGAATCGGTAAAATGCGGCTCGTGCAGCCTACTTTTACGTTGGGTGTTCTGTTTTGCGGCCTTATGTTCTTGGTGGCCGAATTCGTTATGCCCCACCTGATGGATAAAGCCAACCGCATCTGGCTTCATGAGGTGCGCAAAAAAAATATTTACGCAACGAAAATGAATGATATCTGGATGCGTTCCGCAAAACAGATTATTCACATTTCAAGGTATGCGCCTCAACAAAAGCGGGTCACAGGGATCACGCTTTTCACTTTCGATGAAGCCTTTCGGCTTGTCCAACGGATTGATGCACGGTCAGGCCGCTTTGCAAATCAACACTGGCGGCTTGATAACGTAATGCAGCAGGATTTTCAGGACGGGGACGATGTACAGCGTGTAACGATGCACAAGCAATGGGTTGCCAACATTGAACTCAACCCGGACGACCTGGCCCAGGCCGCCAAACGATCCGATGAAATGGGGCTGGCTGAACTGGGGCGATATATCGACAAGGTCGAGCAGGAAGGGTATAGTGCAACCCGTTATCGGGTCGACTATCAATGCAAAATTGCAACCCCTTTTGTTTGCATTTTTCTCAGCGTGTTAGGCGCTGCACTTGCTCTGCGCGGCAAGTTGCGCGAGGGGTTGCCGGTGAGTATTACATATGGATTGGGAGTTGCCTTTCTCTACTGGATTTTCAATGGTTTTTGTATATCCTTGGGGTATGCTGAAATGGTTCCCCCGCTGGTGGCTGCCTGGGCTGCCAATCTTATTTTTTTGTGCGTATCTGGGTTTCTGCTTCTCAATGCTCACTGA